A genomic stretch from Malus domestica chromosome 15, GDT2T_hap1 includes:
- the LOC103442621 gene encoding uncharacterized protein produces MSALPSSFVSVQNHNTRFLTGSPKPTYDCPLNVSPSSLNAAFQDKAKLTSHRRSLVVRAGGDKPSSASIFVGGFVLGGIVVGALGCVYAPQISKALAGADRKDLMRKLPKFIYDEEKALEKTRKILAEKIAQLNSAIDDVSAQLHGDDAPNGAAVASDEIEASI; encoded by the exons ATGAGTGCTCTCCCGAGTTCGTTCGTTTCAGTTCAGAATCACAACACCCGCTTCTTAACTG GTTCTCCAAAGCCAACCTACGATTGTCCCTTGAACGTTAGTCCCAGTAGTTTAAATGCCGCATTTCAGGACAAAGCAAAGCTTACTTCTCATAGAAGGTCACTTGTTGTCCGAGCAGG AGGGGATAAACCAAGTTCTGCAAGTATCTTCGTTGGTGGTTTTGTATTGGGAGGGATAGTTGTCGGAGCATTAGGTTGTGTATATGCACCTCAG ATAAGCAAGGCACTAGCTGGAGCCGACAGAAAAGACTTGATGAGGAAGCTACCAAAATTTATTTATGATGAAGAGAAAGCTCTTGAG AAAACCCGCAAAATACTGGCTGAGAAGATTGCGCAGCTAAATTCCGCCATAGATGACGTTTCTGCTCAGCTGCATGGAGATGATGCCCCGAATGGAGCTGCAGTGGCTTCGGACGAAATTGAAGCTTCCATATAA